In a single window of the Cervus elaphus chromosome 1, mCerEla1.1, whole genome shotgun sequence genome:
- the LOC122679032 gene encoding olfactory receptor 5AN1-like → MIGEGNITEITYFILLGFSDFPRIIAVLFAVFLVIYILTLTCNLSLIILIGIDSHLHTPMYFFLSNLSFMDICYVTATAPKMLYDFFREQKIITYVDCVIQNFVFSTMGLSESCLMTAMAYDRYAAICNPLLYSSIMSPVLCGRMVLGSYLAGLSASIFYLCFMLNFQFCGPNVINHFFCDMPQLLVLSCTDTFSAQLFTALSTMIFGIVNVSIIMISYVYIVISILKITSVKGRSKAFNTCASHLTAVSLFYTSGMFVYLSSSSGGSSSFDRFASVFYTVMIPMLNPLIYSLRNKEIKDALKRLQKKGGCC, encoded by the coding sequence atgattggagaaggcaatatcACAGAGATCACTTATTTTATCCTCTTGGGATTCTCAGATTTTCCCAGGATCATCGCAGTACTTTTTGCTGTATTCTTGGTGATATACATTTTGACCCTGACGTGTAACCTGTCGCTCATCATCTTAATAGGAATAGACTCCCACCTCCACACgcccatgtatttcttcctcagTAACCTGTCCTTCATGGACATCTGCTACGTGACTGCCACAGCCCCTAAGATGCTTTACGACTTCTTCCGGGAGCAGAAAATTATCACCTATGTGGACTGTGTGATTCAGAATTTCGTATTCTCAACCATGGGGCTGAGTGAGTCTTGCCTCATGACCGCCATGGCTTATGACCGATATGCTGCCATTTGTAACCCACTCCTCTATTCCTCAATCATGTCGCCCGTTCTCTGCGGTCGGATGGTGCTGGGATCCTACTTGGCTGGACTCTCTGCTTCTATATTCTATTTGTGTTTCATGTTGAATTTCCAGTTCTGTGGGCCTAATGTCATcaaccacttcttctgtgacatgCCCCAGCTGTTAGTTCTGTCCTGCACTGACACGTTCTCTGCACAACTCTTTACTGCTTTATCAACAATGATCTTTGGGATAGTAAATGTTTCCATTATCATGATATCCTATGTTTACATTGTCATCTCCATCCTAAAGATCACTTCCGTGAAAGGCAGATCCAAAGCTTTCAACACCTGTGCTTCCCACCTGACGGCAGTGAGCCTCTTCTATACCTCAGGGATGTTTGTCTATTTGAGCTCCAGCTCTGGAGGTTCCTCCAGCTTTGACAGATTTGCATCGGTCTTCTACACGGTGATGATTCCCATGCTGAATCCTTTGATTTACAGTCTgagaaacaaagaaatcaaagatgcctTGAAGAGGTTGCAAAAGAAGGGCGGTTGTTGCTGA
- the LOC122679115 gene encoding olfactory receptor 5AN1-like: MIGGGNITKITHFILLGFSDFPRITVALFVLFLVIYILTLTWNLSLLILIRTDSHLHTPMYFFLSNLSFIDICYVTSTAPKMLYDFFQERKMITYVGCVVQYFVFSTMGLSESCLMTAMAYDRYAAICNPLLYSSIMSPALCGRMVLGSYLAGLSGSMSQLCAMVQLHFCGPNVINHFFCDMPQLLVLSCTDTFFAQLFTTISTIIFGIINALVIMISYVYIVISILKITSVKGRSKAFNTCASHLTAVTLFYTSSTFVYLSSTSGGSSSFDRFASVFYTVMIPLLNPLIYSLRNKEIKDALKRLQKKRGCC; this comes from the coding sequence ATGATTGGGGGAGGAAATATTACAAAGATCACGCATTTTATCCTTTTGGGTTTCTCAGATTTTCCCAGAATCACAGTAGCGCTCTTTGTCCTATTCCTGGTGATATACATTTTGACCCTGACATGGAACCTGTCCCTCCTCATCTTAATAAGAACggactcccacctccacacccccatgtacttcttcctcagtaACCTGTCCTTCATAGATATCTGCTATGTGACCTCCACAGCCCCAAAGATGCTCTACGATTTCTTTCAGGAGCGGAAAATGATCACCTACGTGGGTTGTGTTGTTCAGTACTTTGTATTTTCCACCATGGGGCTGAGTGAGTCTTGCCTCATGACCGCCATGGCTTATGACCGATATGCTGCCATTTGTAACCCACTCCTCTATTCCTCAATCATGTCGCCCGCTCTCTGCGGTCGGATGGTGCTGGGATCCTACTTGGCTGGACTCTCTGGCTCTATGTCCCAATTGTGTGCAATGGTCCAGCTCCACTTCTGTGGGCCTAATGTCATcaaccacttcttctgtgacatgCCCCAACTGTTAGTTCTGTCCTGTACTGACACTTTCTTTGCACAACTCTTCACTACCATATCAACAATAATCTTTGGAATAATAAATGCCTTAGTTATCATGATATCCTATGTCTACATTGTCATCTCCATCCTGAAGATCACTTCCGTGAAAGGCAGATCCAAAGCTTTCAACACCTGTGCTTCCCACCTGACAGCAGTCACTCTCTTTTATACCTCAAGTACCTTTGTCTATTTGAGTTCCACCTCTGGTGGTTCCTCCAGCTTTGACAGATTTGCATCAGTCTTCTACACGGTGATGATTCCCCTGTTGAATCCTTTGATTTACAGTCTGAGgaacaaagaaatcaaagatgcctTGAAAAGGTTGCAGAAGAAGAGAGGGTGTTGCTGA